From Quercus lobata isolate SW786 chromosome 1, ValleyOak3.0 Primary Assembly, whole genome shotgun sequence, one genomic window encodes:
- the LOC115987926 gene encoding UDP-galactose/UDP-glucose transporter 5 — translation MAEPAAEAASVLSSSSSSWKQSKFGKAIFAILGIMLTLVTYGVLQEKIMRVPYGVNKEYFKYSLFLVFCNRITTSAVSACALLASKKALDPVAPVYKYCLVSVSNILTTTCQYEALKYVSFPVQTLAKCAKMIPVMVWGTLIMQKTYKGRDYLLAFLVTLGCSVFILYPAEADISPYSKGRENTVWGVSLMLGYLGFDGFTSTFQDKLFKGYHMEIHNQIFYTTSCSCIISLTGLLLQGHLLPAIDFVYRHHDCFFDIVLLSTVATASQFFISYTIRNFGALTFATIMTTRQLVSIMLSCIWFVHPLSWEQWIGAVIVFGTLYAKTFLKNPPQKPSLPEPTGNGATSPVKQNPV, via the exons ATGGCGGAACCAGCAGCAGAAGCAGCATCGGTTctaagtagtagtagtagttcTTGGAAACAAAGCAAGTTTGGGAAAGCTATTTTCGCTATCCTTGGAATCATGCTCACCCTCGTCACCTATGGTGTTCTacag GAAAAGATCATGAGAGTACCATATGGGGTGAacaaagaatattttaaatattcattgtttcttgttttctgcAACCGAATAACAACATCTGCCGTCTCTGCGTGTGCTTTACTG GCAAGTAAAAAAGCCTTGGACCCAGTGGCTCCAGTTTACAAGTACTGCCTTGTATCAGTATCAAACATACTAACCACCACATGTCAGTATGAG GCCCTCAAATATGTCAGTTTTCCTGTTCAGACGCTTGCTAAGTGTGCCAAAATGATTCCTGTTATG GTTTGGGGCACTCTTATTATGCAGAAAACATACAAGGGACGTGACTATTTGTTGGCTTTTCTAGTGACCCTGGGTTGTTCAGTATTTATTCTATATCCG GCAGAAGCTGACATTAGTCCATACAGTAAAGGAAGGGAAAACACTGTTTGGGGCGTCTCCCTAATGCTTGGTTATCTTGG GTTTGATGGCTTTACAAGCACATTCCAAGATAAACTTTTTAAAGGCTACCATATGGAAATACACAACCAAATATTCTACACAACATCGTGTTCTTGTATTATTAGCTTGACAG GTCTTTTATTACAAGGGCATCTACTTCCAGCAATAGATTTTGTTTATAGGCATCATGATTGCTTCTTTGACATTGTATTGCTTTCGACG GTAGCAACAGCAAgtcaatttttcatttcttacaCTATTCGCAATTTTGGTGCCCTTACATTTGCCACCATAATGACCACAAGACAG TTGGTTAGCATCATGCTGTCGTGTATATGGTTTGTCCATCCCCTAAGCTGGGAACAGTGGATTGGAGCT GTTATTGTCTTTGGTACCCTTTATGCAAAAACCTTCTTGAAAAATCCACCACAAAAACCTTCACTTCCAGAACCTACAGGAAATGGAGCTACTAGTCCTGTGAAGCAGAATCCTGTATGA